A genomic stretch from Plasmodium cynomolgi strain B DNA, chromosome 8, whole genome shotgun sequence includes:
- a CDS encoding hypothetical protein (putative), whose translation MGGGCLSNCAVKSVGDIDTSTGSVSYKQISIVKRPAKLCRYLFCQPLHQHGRNRSGHEGEKQYRGESRGRNKITYFSIAKCGSRRYYYKGGYYEGKVGSIFAFHEGCAGDRGGMRKQEVGASQRGEENELPGGGSDVEEASKRGGAPHLSGTNHTNGTPRADGTNHANGTPHTDGTPHTDGAPHPNEEKLAQAMQRAEKYIKGKEDDLLERREAQKKKKVIDKLKGQEDVFTDKFLDLGMYDVLKHVYEGGLYADSRSLVEAVCGWMRRAYTGGAAEGERANEERSKGEQSKEERAKERSSPRVDSSPSVDGTPRVDSSGEAAYLVEKDLADNYSPNGGEKIVNHFRLDPPGEKKESAEMEALKLYNKKNLKKYFLSLNRGNILKQLVIEGEDEILGATKESRQKSEDTKKGSNEQVKKVASSNSILNCDLDSYVDRDRYLQSNVTIEFNIYDTFNDRVILNNKNTNSTMLEFPLMYSHHIIQKCILTMKKLEKAIFYINNNFLFGVFSPHEEERMNDEDRRVYDVITNESWVKMEIYLCNIYRMDEKWLGITPETFADEATASSFLQSYSGGTMGNLVCKPEGGQAAATGQVGEFPATLSAERADTLNAERAATLSEDRTATSNEDQTVTSNEDAPLGDSAATAATADTGDAAHTGASGQRRAEIERRREEYESKKDIAIKSEFLMKKLEKEMKYDPNHYMWRDLYPQLDDRGKERTEKYFKNFQKEMSENKCSRGYTDNIKKKQQLKGYDIGEKIEGRAKYYLWQETIHSFVLYFPLRSYVTKNDINIDVDNTFFFLSISGHTIVKDFFNKPVNAADSIWSLTDKEEDVVVGSISTQKGHEKTSRDEFPLLEITHMDDSEIHKMMKQKYCLMYNIYKDNNHRYMWGSIFKTS comes from the exons ATGGGTGGTGGGTGCTTATCCAATTGTGCTGTCAAGTCGGTAGGTGATATCGATACCTCCACCGGCTCTGTAAG CTACAAACAAATCAGCATTGTAAAGAGACCTGCCAAACTGTGCAGATACCTTTTCTGCCAACCTCTCCATCAACACGGAAGGAACAGAAGTGGCCAtgagggagaaaaacaatACAGAGGTGAAAGCAGagggagaaataaaataacctACTTTTCCATAGCGAAGTGTGGGAGTAGGCGTTACTACTACAAGGGAGGTTACTATGAAGGAAAGGTTGggtccatttttgcatttcacGAGGGGTGTGCAGGGGACAGGGGGGGCATGAGGAAGCAGGAAGTTGGGGCTTCCCAGCGGGGTGAAGAAAACGAACTgccgggggggggaagtgacGTGGAGGAGGCGAGCAAGCGAGGGGGCGCACCACACCTGAGTGGAACAAACCATACAAATGGAACGCCCCGCGCAGATGGAACAAACCATGCAAATGGAACGCCCCACACAGATGGAACGCCCCACACAGATGGAGCGCCCCACCCGAACGAGGAAAAGCTGGCCCAGGCAATGCAACGAGCGGAGAAATACATCAAGGGGAAAGAGGACGACTTACTGGAAAGGAGAGAAgcgcagaagaagaaaaaagtgatcGACAAATTAAAAGGGCAGGAGGATGTCTTCACGGATAAGTTCCTAGACCTTGGCATGTATGACGTGTTGAAGCACGTGTACGAGGGGGGTCTGTACGCGGACTCGAGGAGCTTGGTGGAGGCCGTGTGCGGGTGGATGAGGAGGGCCTACACGGGGGGAGCGGCGGAGGGGGAGCGGGCAAATGAGGAGCGGTCCAAGGGGGAGCAGTCCAAGGAGGAGCGGGCAAAGGAGAGGAGTTCACCCCGCGTGGATAGCTCCCCCAGCGTGGATGGTACACCTCGTGTGGACAGCTCCGGCGAGGCGGCCTACCTCGTGGAGAAGGACCTCGCGGACAACTACAGcccaaacgggggagaaaaaattgtgaaccATTTCCGATTGGACCCCCcaggagagaaaaaggaaagtgcAGAGATGGAAGCGCTGAAGCTGTACaacaaaaagaatttaaaaaaatattttttgtccctgAACAGAGGGAACATCCTAAAACAGCTGGTGATCGAAGGAGAGGATGAAATTTTGGGAGCTACGAAAGAGTCCCgccaaaaaagtgaagatacaaaaaagggatcaAACgaacaagtaaaaaaagttgcatcCTCCAATAGCATCTTAAATTGTGATTTGGATTCCTATGTAGATAGGGACAGATACTTACAGTCCAATGTCACCATCGAGTTCAACATATACGATACGTTTAACGATCGAGTGATTctgaataataaaaacacaAACTCAACTATGCTGGAATTTCCTCTCATGTACAGTCACCATATTATACAGAAATGTATTTTGACAATGAAGAAATTGGAGaaggcaattttttacattaacaataattttttgtttggtgttttttctcctcatgaGGAGGAACGAATGAATGATGAGGACAGACGTGTGTATGATGTGATAACTAATGAGAGTTGGGTGAAGATGGAGATTTACCTGTGCAATATCTATAGGATGGATGAGAAGTGGTTGGGTATCACTCCGGAGACGTTTGCTGATGAGGCTACGGCGAGCAGCTTTCTGCAGTCCTACTCGGGGGGAACGATGGGCAACTTGGTTTGCAAGCCGGAGGGGGGACAGGCTGCCGCCACAGGGCAAGTGGGAGAATTTCCTGCCACGTTGAGCGCGGAGCGGGCTGACACTTTGAACGCGGAGCGGGCTGCCACGTTGAGCGAGGACCGGACTGCCACATCGAATGAGGACCAGACTGTCACATCCAACGAGGATGCCCCCCTCGGTGATAgcgctgctactgctgctaccGCTGATACGGGTGATGCCGCTCACACGGGTGCCTCCGGCCAACGCAGGGCAGAAATAGAGCGGAGGCGAGAGGAGTACGAATCGAAGAAGGACATCGCAATCAAGAGTGAGTTCCTAATGAAGaaattggaaaaagaaatgaagtaCGACCCGAATCACTACATGTGGAGAGACCTCTACCCACAGCTAGATGACCGAGGAAAGGagagaacagaaaaatattttaaaaacttccAAAAGGAAATGAGCGAAAATAAATGTAGCCGCGGTTACACggataacataaaaaagaagcaacaaTTAAAAGGCTATGACATCGGAGAGAAAATCGAAGGGAGAGCAAAATATTATCTGTGGCAAGAGACAATTCACTCGTTCGTTTTGTATTTCCCACTTCGATCATACGTGACGAAAAATGATATTAACATCGATGTGGacaatacatttttttttctttcaataAGTGGACATACCATTGTAAAGGATTTTTTCAACAAACCAGTTAATGCTGCCGACTCCATTTGGTCCCTCACGGACAAGGAAGAAGACGTCGTAGTAGGAAGTATCTCCACACAAAAGGGACATGAAAAAACAAGTCGAGATGAATTCCCCCTCTTGGAAATTACCCATATGGATGATTCAGAGATTcacaaaatgatgaaacaaaaatattgccTCATGTACAACATTTACAAGGACAACAATCACAGGTACATGTGGGGGTCTATATTTAAGACGTCCTGA
- a CDS encoding inorganic pyrophosphatase (putative) translates to MSGAVIKPSNGEMPKKKEDEEVKNEYQVETNKELQVNLNFHNNNIISNIFSNLNLFDYVTNIFTINKKTYMLKYCNKLNEDNFYISYFQKVNDKFAQISPWHDIDLVNEDGTYNMVVEITKYNYIKLEIQLTENFNVIKQDTKKGKLRYYHNSIYWNYGALPRTYEYPKHIYSCQAGDNQDLFFTGDDDPLDVVDVGQNSLKMGQVVPVKVLGAFTLIDEGQLDWKIIAINKHDKHFDDVNSLEDVEKYYPHTLNLLLEWFRSYKMAESKKLNIISKKLHSKEESEGLIKKTHEYYCEFLRDVKKFECDQTSQSTCGISTKQHSGSSDLSLSTLPKKSQDDSLYNSLLQDISISYHMADPTYRPNEHIWIH, encoded by the exons atgagCGGCGCAGTGATCAAGCCAAGTAATGGTGAAATGccaaagaagaaggaggatgaggaggtGAAAAATGAGTACCAAGTAGAGACAAACAAAGAGTTACAAGTAAACCTAAACTTCCATAATAACAACATCATAtcgaatatattttcaaatttgaatCTTTTTGATTATGTAACAAATATCTTCACGATTAACAAAAAGacatatatgttaaaatattgCAATAAGCTAAATGaggataatttttacatttcgtACTTTCAAAAAGTGAATGACAAATTTGCTCAAATATCCCCATGGCATGACATCGACTTGGTGAATGAAGATGGGACGTATAACATGGTAGTTGAAATTACAAAGTACAATTATATAAAGTTGGAGATTCAGTTgacagaaaattttaatgttattAAGCAGGACACGAAGAAGGGCAAGCTGCGTTATTATCATAACTCCATTTATTGGAATTATGGCGCCTTGCCGCGCACTTACGAGTACCCCAAGCATATTTATAGCTGCCAGGCGGGGGACAACCAGGACTTGTTCTTCACGGGGGACGACGACCCCCTGGACGTGGTGGACGTGGGCCAGAACAGCCTCAAAATGGGGCAGGTCGTCCCAGTCAAG GTCCTCGGGGCGTTCACCCTCATTGATGAGGGGCAGCTGGACTGGAAGATCATCGCCATCAAT AAACACGACAAACACTTCGACGACGTGAACTCCCTGGAAGACGTGGAGAAGTACTACCCCCACACACTGAACCTGCTCCTGGAATGGTTCCGCTCGTACAAAATGGCTgaatcgaaaaaattaaacataatCTCGAAGAAATTGCACAGCAAAGAGGAGAGCGAAGGGTTGATTAAAAAGACGCATGAATATTACTGTGAGTTTCTGCGGGATGTGAAGAAATTCGAATGTGATCAGACGAGTCAGAGTACCTGTGGAATTAGCACAAAACAGCATTCAGGCAGTAGTGACCTCAGCTTGAGTACCCTTCCAAAGAAATCACAGGACGACTCTCTCTACAATAGCCTTCTGCAGGACATTAGCATTTCCTACCATATGGCCGATCCGACGTATCGGCCGAACGAGCACATATGGATCCACTGA
- a CDS encoding hypothetical protein (putative), translated as MRGMRPRHEHHGEPQRDCSNLSLVRLIDEWSCIEAKSYPIKDRNTLRRIRYEIKRFIYANILHKIRVNFLLFQTVYSYRYNYEMLYVGNQHSFDMHSGGGGDLYDVLRRHYAQGEESGGEVDMTSDLRDGSPIDTEELGDSSAYACSNSISLMGGVSQPGEDSFLLGGVRGRDKLSPELYTSMVACCLVLLERKYYLDFICLYIYMKAYFALDSVPMRNGTVLKLTCHESFLSMLLLLSDLTTQSSTDGGDRHLGGDRHFGGGGTHFGGDRHFGGDPSYHPAHTEKKDMYSLNTFDEDLRIKHISKFSYNVLFLLRVKINFSELNYDLSSDVYSSLCNFVISFRDAFTSRFVDRLNELDGLTLRCRHHIWGSARGGGNHSDDRDNRVGTAFDMGSIIPMDRSCSGEPSTWSAPGLACGNYASLLLPNMSDMSMYQNGSIFTHFTDRKGASGGKSQLDSFFCGPHLSAKEATYYNFSLFSGGEMASDGENIWREVHCGFRSINSGGEHSHLAHPPGRAKARHVFTLREADIYQEEEPCKIESEAITTYTYVRRNHGEKTQNDEGTYLSTNVKRRWGSRSGSRRRSRRRSSPNGGTSDAEQPYLWHKSYANDTCSLNAIVKKNKNNKNKNKKYKTHFLSIINSIYVTLHKNVICSLNSRIEDRNEPWRGEKGELQKGVLQKGELQTGELQTGELLNTCKHEIMACLLGHESETFPSRHTFVRSSRAQRGKPKWKESAPHVKRNNLNRLRRGSIYISKNFVCVNRGVAFWLDKKKEEVFRLRFQPFRNLFSSPFYQKYFHLFLFFARVGTLVRYVHAFVRVFSGLLFRGGLDSDSDSDSDSDSGGGGSGGGGSGGGGSGGGGWRQGTQPSDPRRRRKEEERSRQDHHEEGIIPMGEVFTTFISSVAKYLHSYSEQIRRVMLHGNANSPMEIYNQVKRHTECIELLAFLCSSYTHEKEEVFRKRYFVFYNLPPGGIPPDELPPDELPPDGLPPYGTTDSNLKQVIEYNSLLNVIYGLSHKPRGEGTEIRGDCKVYSDGEKRIMCGSREKQILCGKRADLFIFPRGSELLSYVYRYYYLFLSSRRKHLEKLCKFLFLRIVKPLLHFLYAYVFLGVNRDFHYEYIISKRVARQFFFVLHKGARYYERGRLLSDPFLSLPIFLKYAIGVVYRAGELSRILRSISEEDFQLAIPKISSGKKNFFHLHTNPSRKKLRSPSEGFENIFIEHWNDEESANYVFSRTRRNIRKRLERYVRSFRSALSRPAGPTRSGSTNHDDITMNKGNEESDANRATGVLDSKVDMEDARGGSDLHGDLHGDLHSDLHTRRLRKSIKLRIIAKRGKKPGGRGQPGKGQPGRGQLGRRDPNPKQQEDGSSDWSSDVTSFPLSDDTTASSHRGGRAWKKEVPLKWCQFHCAVKNGPPGDGETRSPFTPLSLTTNAQLDEVDPSEERKNLATFRIDYEDDGGKLTSSVQLGRKPYYRHALREKDAEWIKLVKPWERENGSYVGGGSYVGGGSYMGGGSYMGGGSYVGGEDHTCDLLQDHGTESVSPPLWCGSHKMEIKSINYFLYRNIFIPIKEHYDNVNRILVWSFLLNHNLLAFVCLLKCTMFFEAEEKHRIFSSLLSSKKGGGSNAPGSDFLNSNHLDDPPYVRHAAIDDTCTSETTQSRERRRRKLLHHRVGSYFYTAENISSKFADIHVLIEIPYQLNFFFDDTVVSCYTSVYRLTALLYFTRQSLNNIFGRFRHLCKPLVYRYRKGSSGWGEGHEKEKEKEKKKNGGTHFRSSDFKYMDVINSIAQGNSSSEGEQLNGEHLTGEQPNGGRQSGSPPRNCLLSRNTCNAHITRERFLSIGFDKHFTRHPNVCKFLSHVKILSDLLKDLNQIRVEMNFLLDSIHDYIVNTNIVRSYYFFFNNVLKIKRFCTLIEFHRSLAEHLYHFSFLSPEFISLNRIITDMVNLVHVFKRIMDSLTWVDVDSQEPVNFLETFQEHTQHVERNIILLTSAEVQEFIGAFYSNRNELIVHVREFRSGPLGCIYNKFFFNGFYARMFGEDEDG; from the exons ATGAGAGGCATGCGCCCCAGGCACGAACACCATGGAGAGCCCCAAAGGGACTGTTCCAACCTATCCTTAGTGAGACTAATCGACGAGTGGAGTTGTATCGAAGCAAAGTCTTATCCAATAAAAGATAGAAATACATTAAGAAGAATACGATACGAAATTAAAAGATTCATTTatgcaaatattttgcacAAGATCAGAGTAAATTTCCTTCTGTTCCAAACCGTTTACAGTTATAGGTACAATTACGAGATGCTGTACGTAGGCAATCAGCACTCCTTCGACATGCACTCGGGAGGAGGTGGGGACTTGTATGATGTGCTCAGGAGGCACTATGCGCAGGGAGAAGAGTCTGGGGGGGAGGTGGATATGACATCAGATTTGAGGGATGGATCTCCCATAGACACCGAGGAGTTGGGTGACAGTTCAGCCTATGCTTGCTCCAACTCTATTTCCTTAATGGGCGGTGTCTCCCAGCCCGGGGAGGATTCCTTCCTCCTGGGGGGAGTGCGCGGGAGGGACAAGCTCTCCCCTGAGTTGTATACATCTATGGTGGCCTGCTGTCTCGTGCTCCTCGAAAGGAAGTACTACCTCGactttatttgtttgtacaTTTACATGAAGGCCTACTTCGCGTTGGACAGCGTGCCTATGAGAAACGGGACAGTCTTAAAGCTTACATGTCATGAGAGCTTCCTAAGCATGTTGCTGTTATTGTCCGACCTGACCACGCAGAGCAGCACCGACGGAGGGGATAGACACCTCGGGGGAGACAGACACTTCGGGGGAGGAGGCACACACTTCGGGGGAGACAGACACTTCGGGGGAGACCCATCATACCACCCTGcacacacagaaaaaaaggacatgtACAGTTTGAACACGTTTGATGAGGACCTACGAATTAAacatatttcaaaattttcgtataacgttctttttctcctaagggtgaaaataaattttagtGAGTTGAACTACGACTTGAGTTCAGATGTGTATTCCTCTCTGTGTAACTTCGTCATTTCATTTAGGGATGCGTTCACGAGCAGGTTCGTGGACAGACTGAACGAGTTGGATGGGTTGACACTGAGGTGTAGGCATCACATTTGGGGGAGTGCTCGAGGGGGTGGCAACCACAGTGATGATAGGGATAACCGTGTGGGGACTGCTTTCGACATGGGGAGCATCATCCCGATGGACCGAAGCTGTAGTGGGGAACCCTCCACCTGGAGTGCGCCCGGACTAGCATGTGGGAACTACGCTTcgttgcttcttcccaaCATGAGTGATATGTCGATGTATCAGAACGGAAGCATCTTTACGCATTTCACGGATCGAAAGGGAGCATCGGGGGGGAAGTCCCAGCTGGACAGTTTTTTCTGTGGGCCACACCTGAGCGCCAAGGAGGCCACTTATTACAACTTCAGCCTGTTCAGCGGTGGGGAGATGGCTAGCGATGGGGAGAACATTTGGAGGGAGGTACACTGCGGTTTTCGTAGTATAAATAGCGGCGGCGAGCATTCCCATCTGGCCCACCCCCCGGGGAGGGCGAAGGCGCGGCATGTCTTCACCCTTAGAGAAGCAGACATATACCAGGAGGAAGAGCCGTGCAAGATCGAAAGCGAAGCCATCACCACGTACACATACGTAAGAAGGAACCACGGGGAGAAGACCCAAAACGATGAGGGGACGTACCTCTCAACCAATGTGAAAAGGAGATGGGGAAGCAGAAGCGggagcagaaggaggagCAGACGGAGGAGCAGTCCCAACGGAGGAACCAGCGATGCAGAGCAACCCTACTTATGGCACAAGTCGTATGCAAACGACACATGCTCTCTCAACgcaatagtaaaaaaaaataaaaataataaaaataaaaataaaaaatacaaaacacattttttaagtatcaTTAACAGCATCTACGTTACTCTCCACAAGAATGTCATTTGCAGCTTAAACAGTAGGATAGAGGA TAGAAATGAGCCttggaggggggagaagggaGAGCTGCAGAAGGGAGTGCTGCAAAAGGGAGAGCTGCAAACGGGAGAGCTGCAAACGGGAGAGCTGTTGAACACATGCAAGCATGAAATTATGGCGTGTCTGCTGGGACATGAGAGCGAAACGTTTCCCAGTCGACACACCTTTGTCAGGAGCAGCAGGGCTCAAAGGGGGAagccaaaatggaaggagAGCGCCCCTCACGTTAAGAGGAACAACTTAAACAGATTGAGAAGGGGGAGCATTTACATCAGTAAAAATTTCGTATGTGTTAACCGTGGTGTTGCCTTTTGGTtggacaagaaaaaggaggaggttTTCCGCCTGCGCTTTCAGCCCTTCCGAAATTTGTTTTCGTCTCCCTTTTACCAGAAGTACTTCCACCTCTTCCTGTTCTTCGCCAGGGTTGGCACGCTGGTGCGGTACGTGCATGCGTTCGTGCGCGTCTTCTCGGGGTTGCTTTTCCGGGGGGGGCTCGACAGCGACAGTGACAGTGACAGCGACAGCGACAGCGGTGGTGGTGGTAGCGGTGGTGGTGGTAGCGGTGGTGGTGGTAGCGGTGGTGGTGGTTGGCGGCAAGGAACACAGCCGAGCGACCCGCGCcgaaggaggaaggaagaagagcGCAGCAGACAGGACCACCACGAGGAAGGCATAATCCCGATGGGAGAAGTATTCACCACGTTTATCAGCTCAGTGGCGAAGTACCTACACTCGTATTCAGAACAAATAAGGAGAGTCATGCTCCACGGAAATGCTAACAGCCCCATGGAGATATACAACCAAGTTAAGAGACACACGGAGTGCATCGAGCTTCTGGCATTCCTCTGCTCCAGTTATACGcacgaaaaggaggaagtgTTTCGCAAGAGGTACTTCGTCTTTTATAACCTCCCCCCTGGTGGGATACCTCCTGATGAGCTACCCCCTGATGAGCTACCTCCCGATGGGCTACCCCCTTATGGGACAACCGATTCGAATCTGAAGCAAGTGATCGAGTACAATTCCCTCCTCAACGTTATTTATGGCTTGTCACACAAGCCTCGGGGGGAGGGAACAGAAATCCGCGGTGATTGTAAGGTGTATAGTGACGGTGAGAAGCGAATTATGTGTGGTAGCCGTGAGAAGCAAATATTGTGTGGTAAGCGTGCCGACCTGTTCATTTTCCCCAGGGGTAGCGAGCTGCTCAGTTACGTCTACAGGTATTACTACCTCTTCCTTAGTAGTAGGAGGAAGCATTTGGAGAAGCTGTGCaagttcctttttctgcgTATAGTAAAACCCCTCCTGCATTTCCTCTACGCCTATGTTTTCCTGGGGGTCAACAGGGACTTCCACTACGAGTATATAATCAGCAAGCGGGTGGCAAGGCAATTCTTTTTCGTGTTGCACAAGGGAGCTAGGTACTATGAACGGGGGCGCCTTCTATCCGACCCGTTCCTTTcgctccccatttttttaaagtacgCCATAGGGGTCGTTTACAGAGCAG gCGAGCTGTCCAGAATTTTAAGATCAATCAGCGAAGAAGACTTCCAGCTAGCCATTCCAAAAATTTCAAGTGGCAAAA aaaatttttttcatttgcacACAAACCCGAGTCGGAAGAAGCTGAGGAGTCCAAGTGAAGGgttcgaaaatatttttatcgaGCATTGGAATGATGAAGAAAGTGCCAATTATGTTTTCTCCAGAACGAGGAGGAATATAAGGAAGCGGTTGGAGCGGTACGTGCGCTCCTTCCGCAGTGCTCTCAGTCGTCCCGCTGGTCCCACGAGGAGTGGAAGCACCAACCATGATGACATTACCATGAATAAGGGCAACGAGGAGAGTGATGCCAACCGCGCAACTGGGGTGCTGGACAGCAAAGTAGACATGGAAGatgcgaggggggggagtgaCCTCCACGGTGACCTCCATGGTGACCTCCATAGTGACCTCCATACGCGCAGACTGAGGAAGTCGATCAAATTAAGGATCATCGCTAAgcgggggaagaagccaGGTGGTAGGGGACAACCCGGTAAGGGACAACCCGGTAGGGGACAACTCGGTAGGAGAGACCCAAATCCAAAGCAACAGGAAGACGGCTCATCAGACTGGAGTAGCGACGTTACTTCGTTCCCTCTCTCCGATGACACCACAGCGTCGTCACACCGTGGTGGCAGGGCATGGAAGAAGGAGGTGCCTTTAAAATGGTGCCAATTTCATTGTGCTGTTAAAAATGGGCCACCAGGCGATGGGGAGACCCGCAGCCCGTTCACCCCGCTCAGCCTGACCACGAATGCTCAGCTGGACGAAGTTGACCCTTCTGAGGAGCGAAAAAACCTTGCAACGTTCCGCATAGACTACGAGGATGATGGGGGGAAGCTTACGAGTTCAGTACAGTTGGGAAGGAAACCCTACTACAGACATGCCCTAAGGGAGAAAGATGCAGAGTGGATCAAATTGGTGAAGCCCTGGGAGAGAGAGAATGGAAGCTACGTGGGGGGTGGAAGCTACGTGGGAGGTGGAAGCTACATGGGAGGTGGAAGCTACATGGGAGGTGGAAGCTACGTGGGGGGTGAAGACCACACATGTGATTTGCTCCAGGACCATGGCACAGAGAGTGtctccccccctctgtgGTGTGGttcacacaaaatggaaattaaaaGCATTAACTATTTCCTGtacagaaatattttcattcctATCAAAGAGCATTACGATAATGTAAACCGCATCCTCGTGTGgtcctttttattaaatcaCAACCTGCTAGCATTCGTTTGTCTGTTGAAATGTACCATGTTTTTCGAAGCGGAGGAGAAACacagaattttttcatccctcTTGAGCAGCAAGAAGGGTGGTGGGTCGAACGCTCCAGGGAGTGACTTCTTGAATAGCAACCATTTAGATGATCCACCCTATGTCAGGCATGCTGCCATAGATGATACCTGTACCTCAGAGACGACCCAATCAAGGGAAAGACGGAGAAGAAAACTACTGCACCATCGAGTAGGCAGCTATTTTTACACCGCCGAAAATATATCCTCCAAATTTGCAGACATCCATGTGCTTATTGAAATTCCTTaccaattaaattttttttttgacgacACTGTTGTTAGTTGCTACACGAGTGTGTATAGATTAACAGCtctgctttattttactcGGCAAagtttaaataatatttttgggCGTTTCCGTCATTTGTGCAAGCCGTTGGTTTATCGGTACAGGAAGGGCAGTAGTGGTTGGGGGGAAGGACacgagaaggagaaggagaaggagaagaagaagaatgggGGCACGCACTTCCGCTCAAGCGACTTTAAGTACATGGATGTGATTAACAGCATCGCGCAGGGGAACTCTTCCAGCGAGGGGGAGCAGCTCAACGGGGAGCACCTCACTGGGGAGCAGCCCAACGGGGGGAGGCAAAGTGGCAGCCCTCCCCGGAACTGCCTCCTCTCGAGGAACACCTGCAACGCGCACATAACGAGGGAGCGTTTCCTCAGCATCGGATTCGACAAGCATTTCACGAGACACCCAAATGTCTGTAAATTTTTGAGTCATGTCAAAATACTGAGTGATTTACTTAAGGACCTAAATCAAATACGAGTCGAAATGAATTTCCTTCTTGACAGCATTCACGACTACATAGTCAACACGAATATCGTTCgaagttattattttttttttaataatgtgtTGAAGATAAAACGGTTCTGCACTTTGATTGAATTCCACAGAAGTCTAGCTGAGCATCTCTATcacttctccttcctctctcCTGAATTTATTTCTCTGAACAGAATTATTACTGACATGGTTAACCTTGTGCATGTGTTTAAGCGCATCATGGATTCTTTGACATGGGTAGATGTGGATTCTCAAGAACCGGTGAATTTTTTGGAGACCTTCCAAGAGCATACCCAGCATGTGGAACGCAACATCATTTTACTTACTTCTGCAGAGGTTCAGGAGTTCATCGGGGCCTTTTATTCCAACAGGAACGAGTTAATTGTGCATGTGCGAGAGTTTCGGAGCGGGCCCCTGGGCTGCATCTACAACAAGTTTTTCTTCAACGGGTTCTACGCGCGCATGTTTGGGGAGGACGAGGATGGCTAG
- a CDS encoding hypothetical protein (putative), translated as MVKTSSYRRKSRSSPNGQGQKAKIGIKRLSAEYVKTGQLLVKQRKIIAFNFEKKTRRRNFKYYPGEHVKVTKNTSLVALTNGRVKYTFHSVQKVLIVNVLPEEVDELREDDLYRYRTEHVRSFEENRSLVYLRMKHVVSFPPSKQTQFRKPPLRPQFLAKYDIDDNPTLREVPVLYHKPQ; from the coding sequence atggtgaaaacgAGTTCctacagaagaaaaagtagaaGCTCTCCTAATGGACAAGGacaaaaagcaaaaataggAATAAAACGATTAAGTGCTGAGTATGTAAAAACAGGACAACTGCTAgtgaagcaaagaaaaatcaTTGCtttcaattttgaaaaaaagacaaggagaagaaatttcaaatatTATCCTGGGGAACATGTTAAGGTTACAAAAAATACCAGTTTAGTAGCCCTAACGAATGGCAGAGTAAAATATACGTTCCACTCTGTGCAGAAGGTCCTTATCGTGAATGTACTTCCTGAGGAGGTAGACGAATTGAGGGAGGATGACTTATATAGATACAGAACTGAACATGTGAGATCGTTTGAGGAGAATAGGAGTCTCGTTTATCTTCGAATGAAACATGTGGTTAGTTTTCCCCCGAGTAAACAGACGCAGTTTAGGAAGCCCCCGCTGCGCCCACAGTTCCTGGCTAAGTATGACATCGACGACAACCCCACGCTGCGGGAGGTGCCCGTGCTGTATCACAAGCCGCAG